One genomic region from Microcella humidisoli encodes:
- the mscL gene encoding large conductance mechanosensitive channel protein MscL, whose amino-acid sequence MLKGFREFILRGNVIDLAVAVVIGAAFTGVVNAIVTAVINPAIGALFNAATLEKALPVVIPTVSGDEAVLYFGAVIGAVLNFLIVAAVVYFALVAPVNHLRRRAEQRRLAGQPADEAAPPTELELLAEIRDLLAKRDAAPPAA is encoded by the coding sequence ATGCTCAAAGGTTTTCGTGAATTCATCCTGCGCGGCAACGTCATCGACCTCGCCGTCGCCGTCGTCATCGGGGCGGCCTTCACCGGAGTCGTGAATGCCATCGTCACGGCCGTCATCAACCCCGCAATCGGGGCGCTCTTCAACGCCGCCACGCTCGAGAAGGCCCTGCCGGTCGTCATTCCGACGGTCTCGGGCGACGAGGCCGTGCTCTACTTCGGCGCGGTCATCGGCGCGGTTCTCAACTTCCTCATCGTCGCCGCGGTCGTCTACTTCGCGCTCGTCGCGCCCGTGAACCACCTGCGGCGCCGTGCCGAGCAGCGCCGCCTGGCCGGTCAGCCCGCCGACGAAGCGGCGCCGCCGACCGAGCTCGAGCTGCTCGCCGAGATTCGCGACCTGCTCGCGAAGCGCGACGCAGCACCGCCCGCGGCGTAG
- a CDS encoding FmdB family zinc ribbon protein: MPTYSYRCTECSTAFDIQQAFTDDSLTECPTCQGRLRKVFSAVGVTFNGSGFYRTDSRSTTSSTDSGSSSGSAAPASTPAPAATPAAS; the protein is encoded by the coding sequence ATGCCCACGTACTCGTACCGCTGCACGGAGTGCTCGACCGCGTTCGACATTCAGCAGGCCTTCACCGACGACTCGCTCACCGAGTGCCCGACCTGCCAGGGTCGGCTGCGCAAGGTGTTCTCGGCGGTCGGCGTGACCTTCAACGGCTCGGGGTTCTACCGCACCGACAGCCGCTCCACGACGAGCTCGACCGACTCGGGGTCATCGTCGGGGTCTGCTGCCCCCGCGAGCACCCCGGCCCCCGCGGCCACTCCCGCCGCCAGCTAG
- a CDS encoding 5-formyltetrahydrofolate cyclo-ligase — MPSEPDGDAIATKRALRAELRGRRRIRPQHEREAATEALTTQLIALTSTLGPRSLACYLATPDEPETRPFLAWACAQGIRVLLPVSRDDGLLDWAPYDAADERLDVIGMPVPTTELLGPIAVNDVGLILVPAAAVDRSGMRMGWGRGYFDKTLGSMDRRPPVFAIVFDGELVDELPRERHDQGVDGAVTPSGITRFTA; from the coding sequence ATGCCCTCCGAGCCCGACGGCGACGCGATCGCGACCAAGCGCGCCCTGCGCGCCGAACTGCGCGGTCGGCGGCGCATCCGGCCGCAGCACGAGCGCGAGGCGGCGACCGAGGCGCTCACGACCCAGCTCATCGCCCTCACGTCGACGCTCGGGCCGCGCTCGCTCGCCTGCTACCTCGCGACGCCCGACGAGCCCGAGACGCGCCCGTTCCTCGCCTGGGCGTGCGCGCAGGGCATCCGCGTGCTGCTGCCCGTCTCGCGCGACGACGGGCTGCTCGACTGGGCGCCGTACGACGCCGCCGACGAGCGGCTCGACGTGATCGGCATGCCCGTGCCGACGACCGAGCTGCTCGGGCCGATCGCCGTCAACGACGTCGGGCTCATCCTCGTTCCCGCCGCCGCGGTCGACCGATCGGGCATGCGCATGGGCTGGGGGCGCGGCTACTTCGACAAGACGCTCGGCTCGATGGACCGCCGCCCGCCCGTGTTCGCAATCGTGTTCGACGGCGAGCTCGTCGACGAGCTGCCGCGCGAACGCCACGACCAGGGGGTTGACGGCGCAGTGACCCCGAGCGGCATCACGCGCTTCACCGCCTGA
- the galU gene encoding UTP--glucose-1-phosphate uridylyltransferase GalU has product MTPRISKAVIPAAGLGTRFLPATKAMPKEMLPVVDKPAIQYVVEEAVGAGLTDVLMITGRNKNALENHFDRVGELEATLEAKGDTEKLAKVEYSTGLADMHYVRQGDPLGLGHAVLRAHMHVGRQAFAVLLGDDIIDPRDPLLERMIDVHESHNTSVIALLEVDPAQAHLYGVATIEPTDDPDVVKVVDLVEKPAPGTAPSNYAVIGRYVLRPEIFDILEHTAPGKGGEIQLTDALLELAQQPENGGVYGVVFRGRRYDTGDRLDYIKAIVQLAVDRDDLGPELRPWLKEFAARLD; this is encoded by the coding sequence ATGACCCCGCGCATCAGCAAGGCCGTGATCCCCGCTGCGGGACTCGGCACCCGGTTCCTGCCCGCCACGAAGGCGATGCCGAAAGAGATGCTGCCGGTGGTCGACAAGCCCGCCATCCAGTACGTCGTCGAAGAGGCGGTCGGCGCGGGCCTCACCGACGTGCTCATGATCACGGGGCGCAACAAGAATGCGCTCGAGAACCACTTCGACCGCGTCGGCGAGCTCGAGGCGACGCTCGAGGCTAAGGGCGACACCGAGAAGCTCGCCAAGGTCGAGTACTCCACGGGCCTCGCCGACATGCACTACGTGCGGCAGGGCGATCCGCTCGGCCTCGGCCACGCCGTGCTGCGCGCCCACATGCATGTGGGGCGTCAGGCCTTCGCGGTGCTGCTCGGCGACGACATCATCGACCCGCGCGATCCGCTGCTCGAGCGCATGATCGACGTGCACGAGTCGCACAACACGAGCGTCATCGCCCTGCTCGAGGTCGATCCCGCGCAAGCGCACCTCTACGGCGTCGCCACGATCGAGCCGACCGACGACCCCGACGTCGTGAAGGTCGTCGACCTGGTCGAGAAGCCCGCGCCCGGCACGGCGCCCTCGAACTACGCCGTGATCGGCCGGTACGTGCTGCGGCCCGAGATCTTCGACATCCTCGAGCACACGGCGCCGGGCAAGGGCGGCGAGATCCAATTGACGGATGCCCTGCTCGAGCTCGCCCAGCAGCCCGAGAACGGCGGCGTCTACGGCGTCGTGTTCCGCGGCCGCCGGTACGACACGGGTGATCGCCTCGACTACATCAAGGCGATCGTGCAGCTCGCTGTCGACCGCGACGACCTCGGGCCCGAGCTGCGCCCCTGGCTGAAGGAATTCGCCGCGCGCTTAGACTGA
- a CDS encoding GNAT family N-acetyltransferase — MASIIPTLRDGATVLRPIRVRDARALESELIESRSWLRPWEATSPSAPLHWDTRGSIRSLLSAARAGTGLPFIIETDGRLAGQLNVSGMTYGSLASATIGYWVGAGFAGRGLTPTAVALATDHVFFTVGLHRMEICIRPENAPSLRVVEKLGFRYEGLRRRYIHINGDWRDHFCFALTVEEVPQGVLQRWKAGRVPPGAASIPELDVIAARRGISLPPVR; from the coding sequence GTGGCATCGATCATCCCCACGCTGCGCGATGGCGCGACGGTGCTGCGTCCCATCCGGGTGCGCGACGCGCGCGCGCTCGAGTCGGAGCTGATTGAGAGCCGCAGCTGGCTGCGGCCGTGGGAGGCGACCAGCCCGTCGGCGCCCCTGCACTGGGATACGCGGGGGAGCATCCGCAGCCTGTTGAGCGCCGCGCGCGCGGGAACCGGCCTGCCGTTCATCATCGAGACGGACGGTCGACTCGCGGGCCAGCTCAACGTGAGCGGCATGACCTACGGCTCGCTCGCCTCGGCGACGATCGGCTACTGGGTGGGGGCGGGGTTCGCCGGGCGCGGGCTCACGCCCACGGCTGTCGCGCTCGCCACCGACCACGTGTTCTTCACCGTCGGACTTCACCGAATGGAGATCTGCATCCGTCCCGAGAACGCGCCCAGCCTGCGGGTCGTCGAGAAGCTCGGGTTCCGGTACGAGGGGCTTCGGCGGCGCTACATCCACATCAACGGCGACTGGCGCGACCACTTCTGCTTCGCGCTCACGGTCGAAGAGGTGCCGCAGGGCGTGCTGCAGCGCTGGAAGGCGGGGCGGGTTCCCCCGGGTGCGGCGAGCATCCCTGAGCTGGATGTCATCGCCGCACGCCGGGGCATCAGCCTGCCGCCCGTGCGGTGA